In the genome of Ictalurus furcatus strain D&B chromosome 13, Billie_1.0, whole genome shotgun sequence, one region contains:
- the asah2 gene encoding neutral ceramidase — translation MARKSACCNLTSLEVLLIVLFVLMTGIAVGLITILAIYINAQELQVTVDPTAPVNIGKNLYLIGVGRADCTGPVADVPLMGYANPDQTAGGIHTRLFSRAFIVDDGSTRVVFVSADIGMVSQRLRLEVLKALEGKYGTLYRQDNVVLSGTHTHSGPAGYFQYTLFMITSKGYIKPSIQALVNGIVKSIDEAHKSMKPGRIFLNKGNVMDSNYNRSPHSYLNNPEEERKGYKTNTDEQIVSLKFTDLDGDGLGIFSWFAVHPVSMNYTNHMVSSDNLGYASYLFEQEKNIGSFPGEGPFVAAFPTSNSGDVSPNTRGPFCVNTGEKCDYLNSSCPIGGTKMCVAFGPGNDMFESTRIIGESIYKKAKELYGSAQQEVYGNLHTAHQWVNMTDVTVQINSTHSVKTCKPALGHSFAAGTIDGGGELNFTQGAIEGDPFWDGIRDALLGEPSKEIQDCQNPKPILFSTGEMTWPLPWHPEIVDVQIITIGSVAIVAVPGEVSTMSGRRIRQAVKQELETKKAFTNTEVVVTGLCNTYTHYITTYEEYQVQRYEGASTIYGPHTLSAYIQHFRGLARAIAEGKTGELPKGPEPPFFKDSQLVSLLPAVPTDKTPTNTTFGQVLEQVNPLYKVGEVASVTFVAGNPRNSGDMRDKTFVIVEKFLMTTSTWEVVHTDASWETRFHWIKGTGGQSNATVEWYIPLSAETGTYRIRHFGHSKKLSFPTPVITPYEGTSDTFRVTKTLYSF, via the exons ATGGCTCGTAAATCTGCATGCTGTAACCTCACCAGTTTGGAGGTTTTACTCATAGTTCTGTTCGTGTTGATGACTGGAATTGCAGTGGGACTTATTACCATATTAGCTATTTATATTAACGCCCAAGAGCTTC AGGTTACAGTAGATCCCACTGCCCCTGTAAATATTGGAAAAAACCTATATCTGATTGGAGTGGGTCGAGCAGACTGTACTGGACCAGTTGCAGATGTGCCTCTG atggGCTATGCCAACCCTGATCAGACTGCAGGAGGAATCCACACCCGCTTGTTCAGCAGGGCCTTCATTGTGGATGATGGCAGTACGAGAGTGGTGTTTGTGAGTGCTGACATAGGCATGGTCTCACAAAGACTGAGACTAGAG GTGCTCAAGGCACTCGAGGGGAAATATGGGACGCTCTACAGGCAAGACAATGTAGTTCTgagtggcacacacacacactctggtcCAGCTGGGTATTTCCAATACACCCTCTTTATGATCACCAGTAAAGGCTACATCAAGCCATCTATCCAAGCTCTTGTGAATGGAATTGTGAAG AGCATTGATGAGGCGCATAAAAGCATGAAGCCTGGGAGAATCTTTTTGAACAAAGGAAATGTTATGGACAGTAACTACAACAGGAGTCCACACTCATACCTGAACAACCCtgaggaggaaagaaaagg GTACAAAACCAATACAGACGAGCAGATTGTAAGCCTAAAGTTCACAGATCTGGATGGAGATGGATTGGGAATATTCAG CTGGTTTGCCGTTCATCCAGTCAGTATGAATTACACCAATCACATGGTGAGCTCAGACAATCTTGGCTACGCCTCCTATCTGTTTGAACAGGAAAAGAACATTGGCTCCTTTCCTGGTGAG GGACCATTTGTCGCAGCATTTCCCACCAGTAACAGCGGTGATGTGTCTCCAAACACTCGTGGACCATTTTGTGTGAATACTGGGGAGAAGTGTGATTATCTCAACAGCTCCTGTCCCATAGGTGGG ACTAAAATGTGTGTTGCTTTTGGACCGGGTAATGACATGTTTGAAAGCACCAGGATCATTGGAGAAAGTATCTACAAAAAAGCAAAG GAACTTTATGGAAGTGCTCAGCAGGAGGTATATGGCAATCTCCATACTGCACATCAGTGGGTCAACATGACAGACGTAACTGTACAGATTAACTCCACCCACAGT GTCAAGACATGTAAGCCTGCACTTGGCCACAGCTTTGCTGCAGGAACAatagatggaggaggagaactTAACTTCACACAAG GGGCAATTGAAGGTGATCCATTCTGGGATGGTATTAGGGATGCCCTCTTGGGTGAACCTTCCAAAGAAATTCAGGACTGCCAAAACCCCAAACCCATTCTCTTTAGCACTGGAGAG ATGACATGGCCTCTCCCATGGCACCCAGAAATAGTGGATGTACAGATCATCACTATTGGATCAGTGGCCATAGTGGCAGTCCCAGGAGAAGTGAG CACTATGTCAGGAAGAAGGATCAGACAGGCAGTCAAACAG GAACtggaaacaaaaaaagctttcaCCAACACAGAAGTGGTTGTTACTGGTCTCTgcaacacctacacacactacattacaACCTACGAAGAGTACCAG GTGCAGCGGTATGAAGGTGCTTCCACCATCTATGGGCCTCACACTCTCTCAGCCTACATTCAACACTTCAGAGGCCTCGCCAGAGCCATTGCAGAG GGTAAGACTGGAGAGTTACCGAAAGGTCCTGAGCCTCCTTTCTTCAAAGATAGTCAGCTGGTCTCACTGCTACCAGCCGTGCCCACAGATAAAACACCAACTAACACTACCTTTGGTCAGGTTCTGGAGCAAGTCAATCCTCTTTATAAAGTG GGAGAAGTTGCATCTGTTACTTTTGTTGCTGGAAACCCCAGAAACTCTGGAGACATG AGAGACAAGACCTTTGTCATAGTGGAGAAGTTTCTCATGACTACCAGCACATGGGAGGTTGTTCATACAGATGCATCATGGGAGACAAG ATTTCACTGGATTAAAGGGACGGGTGGTCAGAGCAACGCCACAGTGGAATGGTATATCCCTCTCTCTGCAGAGACTGGCACCTACAGGATTCGTCACTTTGGACACTCCAAAAAGCTCAGTTTTCCCACTCCTGTGATCACTCCATATGAGGGCACTTCAGATACATTCAGAGTCACCAAAACACTCTATTCCTTTTGA
- the a1cf gene encoding APOBEC1 complementation factor isoform X2 has protein sequence METNQKCGDGLTGTQKEAALRALIQSTGYQLHQENGQRRYGGPPPGWEGPPPERGSEIFVGKLPRDLFEDELVPLCEKFGKIYEVRMMMDFNGNNRGYAFVTFSTKQEAKNAMKQLNNYEIRNGRLLGVCASVDNCRLFVGGIPKTKKKEEILAEMKKVTDGVVEVIVYPSAADKSKNRGFAFVEYESHRAAAMARRKLLPGRIQLWGHAIAVDWAEPEVEVDEDTMSTVKILYIRNLMLATTEETIEKEFNAIKPGAVERVKKIRDYAFVHFSQREDAIAAMNALNGKVIDGSPIEVTLAKPVDKDSYVRYTRGTGGRGAALLQGDYTYTLGQVYDPSAAYLGAPVFYAPHAYAALPSQFRFPTAKGHVSTRGLVRPPSVRGAAGVRGLGGRGYLAYAGVGRGCPTYQLKSDKHPEDKLYDLLPGMELTPMNPVTLKPQGIKHAPQILEDICQKNNWGQPVYQLHSAIGPDQRQLFLYKITIPALANQYPNIHPFTPAKLCAAVDEAKIHAAEHALQTLGLHTESTDTSAAAAAAAAAATAAAAVAFPGYAIANTTGTVTTSQLKQTVSLGQDLAAYATYEGYPAFAVTTRGDAYGVF, from the exons ATGGAAACCAATCAAAAATGCGGGGATGGACTGACTGGCACGCAGAAAGAGGCTGCACTGCGCGCTCTCATCCAGAGCACAGGATATCAATTGCACCAG GAAAATGGCCAGAGGAGATACGGAGGTCCACCACCCGGTTGGGAAGGCCCACCACCAGAGAGGGGCAGTGAGATCTTTGTGGGCAAATTACCTCGAGACCTCTTTGAGGATGAGCTGGTGCCTCTTTGTGAAAAA TTTGGCAAAATATATGAAGTACGGATGATGATGGATTTCAATGGGAACAACCGAGGTTATGCGTTTGTTACCTTCAGTACAAAACAAGAAGCCAAGAATGCCATGAAGCAACTCAATAATTATGAAATTCG GAATGGTCGTCTCCtgggtgtgtgtgcaagtgtggACAACTGCCGCCTGTTTGTGGGAGGCATCCCAAAAACCAAGAAGAAAGAGGAGATCCTGGCTGAGATGAAGAAGGTGACAGATGGTGTGGTGGAAGTGATCGTTTACCCCAGTGCTGCTGACAAGAGCAAGAATAGAGGCTTTGCCTTTGTGGAGTACGAgagccaccgtgctgcagccaTGGCCAGGAGGAAACTGCTGCCAG GCCGGATCCAGCTCTGGGGTCATGCCATCGCTGTGGACTGGGCAGAGCCAGAAGTGGAAGTGGACGAAGACACAATGTCCACTGTGAAGATCCTCTACATCAGGAACCTTATGCTGGCCACGACAGAAGAGACCATTGAGAAAGAGTTCAATGCTATCAAACCTG GTGCAGTGGAGAGGGTGAAGAAGATCAGGGACTATGCTTTTGTTCACTTCTCTCAGAGGGAGGATGCCATTGCAGCTATGAATGCATTGAACGGAAAG GTGATTGATGGCTCTCCTATAGAAGTGACACTGGCCAAGCCAGTGGATAAAGACAGTTATGTGCGTTACACTCGTGGCACTGGGGGACGAGGGGCGGCTCTGCTGCAGGGTGACTACACCTACACACTGGGTCAGGTGTATGATCCCTCAGCTGCATACCTGGGTGCCCCTGTGTTTTATGCACCTCATGCTTACGCAGCGCTGCCCAGTCAGTTCCGCTTCCCCACTGCTAAGGGCCATGTGAGCACTCGGGGTCTGGTGCGTCCACCCTCTGTCAGAG GGGCGGCAGGTGTGCGTGGGCTGGGCGGTCGAGGCTACCTTGCCTATGCGGGCGTGGGCCGTGGCTGCCCCACATATCAGCTAAAGTCTGACAAACACCCTGAGGACAAACTCTACGACCTTCTCCCTGGCATGGAGCTCACGCCCATGAACCCCGTCACCCTGAAGCCACAGGGAATCAAACATGCTCCACAg ATCTTGGAAGATATCTGTCAGAAGAATAACTGGGGACAGCCAGTATACCAACTTCACTCTGCCATTGGACCAGATCAGAGGCAACTTTTCCTTTACAAAATCACCATCCCTGCTCTGGCCAATCAGTACCCCAACAT ACACCCTTTCACCCCAGCTAAACTGTGTGCAGCAGTAGATGAAGCCAAAATCCATGCAGCAGAGCATGCACTGCAGACTCTGGGTCTACACACCGAGAGCACCGAtacttctgctgctgctgctgctgccgctGCTGCTGCTACCGCCGCTGCTGCTGTGGCATTCCCAG GATATGCAATCGCCAACACCACTGGCACCGTGACTACTTCTCAGCTCAAACAGACTGTGTCTCTGGGTCAGGACCTGGCAGCCTATGCCACCTACGAGGGTTATCCAGCGTTCGCTGTCACCACTCGCGGAGATGCTTATGGTGTATTCTAA
- the a1cf gene encoding APOBEC1 complementation factor isoform X1 encodes METNQKCGDGLTGTQKEAALRALIQSTGYQLHQENGQRRYGGPPPGWEGPPPERGSEIFVGKLPRDLFEDELVPLCEKFGKIYEVRMMMDFNGNNRGYAFVTFSTKQEAKNAMKQLNNYEIRNGRLLGVCASVDNCRLFVGGIPKTKKKEEILAEMKKVTDGVVEVIVYPSAADKSKNRGFAFVEYESHRAAAMARRKLLPGRIQLWGHAIAVDWAEPEVEVDEDTMSTVKILYIRNLMLATTEETIEKEFNAIKPGAVERVKKIRDYAFVHFSQREDAIAAMNALNGKVIDGSPIEVTLAKPVDKDSYVRYTRGTGGRGAALLQGDYTYTLGQVYDPSAAYLGAPVFYAPHAYAALPSQFRFPTAKGHVSTRGLVRPPSVREIYMNMPVGAAGVRGLGGRGYLAYAGVGRGCPTYQLKSDKHPEDKLYDLLPGMELTPMNPVTLKPQGIKHAPQILEDICQKNNWGQPVYQLHSAIGPDQRQLFLYKITIPALANQYPNIHPFTPAKLCAAVDEAKIHAAEHALQTLGLHTESTDTSAAAAAAAAAATAAAAVAFPGYAIANTTGTVTTSQLKQTVSLGQDLAAYATYEGYPAFAVTTRGDAYGVF; translated from the exons ATGGAAACCAATCAAAAATGCGGGGATGGACTGACTGGCACGCAGAAAGAGGCTGCACTGCGCGCTCTCATCCAGAGCACAGGATATCAATTGCACCAG GAAAATGGCCAGAGGAGATACGGAGGTCCACCACCCGGTTGGGAAGGCCCACCACCAGAGAGGGGCAGTGAGATCTTTGTGGGCAAATTACCTCGAGACCTCTTTGAGGATGAGCTGGTGCCTCTTTGTGAAAAA TTTGGCAAAATATATGAAGTACGGATGATGATGGATTTCAATGGGAACAACCGAGGTTATGCGTTTGTTACCTTCAGTACAAAACAAGAAGCCAAGAATGCCATGAAGCAACTCAATAATTATGAAATTCG GAATGGTCGTCTCCtgggtgtgtgtgcaagtgtggACAACTGCCGCCTGTTTGTGGGAGGCATCCCAAAAACCAAGAAGAAAGAGGAGATCCTGGCTGAGATGAAGAAGGTGACAGATGGTGTGGTGGAAGTGATCGTTTACCCCAGTGCTGCTGACAAGAGCAAGAATAGAGGCTTTGCCTTTGTGGAGTACGAgagccaccgtgctgcagccaTGGCCAGGAGGAAACTGCTGCCAG GCCGGATCCAGCTCTGGGGTCATGCCATCGCTGTGGACTGGGCAGAGCCAGAAGTGGAAGTGGACGAAGACACAATGTCCACTGTGAAGATCCTCTACATCAGGAACCTTATGCTGGCCACGACAGAAGAGACCATTGAGAAAGAGTTCAATGCTATCAAACCTG GTGCAGTGGAGAGGGTGAAGAAGATCAGGGACTATGCTTTTGTTCACTTCTCTCAGAGGGAGGATGCCATTGCAGCTATGAATGCATTGAACGGAAAG GTGATTGATGGCTCTCCTATAGAAGTGACACTGGCCAAGCCAGTGGATAAAGACAGTTATGTGCGTTACACTCGTGGCACTGGGGGACGAGGGGCGGCTCTGCTGCAGGGTGACTACACCTACACACTGGGTCAGGTGTATGATCCCTCAGCTGCATACCTGGGTGCCCCTGTGTTTTATGCACCTCATGCTTACGCAGCGCTGCCCAGTCAGTTCCGCTTCCCCACTGCTAAGGGCCATGTGAGCACTCGGGGTCTGGTGCGTCCACCCTCTGTCAGAG AAATTTACATGAATATGCCTGTAGGGGCGGCAGGTGTGCGTGGGCTGGGCGGTCGAGGCTACCTTGCCTATGCGGGCGTGGGCCGTGGCTGCCCCACATATCAGCTAAAGTCTGACAAACACCCTGAGGACAAACTCTACGACCTTCTCCCTGGCATGGAGCTCACGCCCATGAACCCCGTCACCCTGAAGCCACAGGGAATCAAACATGCTCCACAg ATCTTGGAAGATATCTGTCAGAAGAATAACTGGGGACAGCCAGTATACCAACTTCACTCTGCCATTGGACCAGATCAGAGGCAACTTTTCCTTTACAAAATCACCATCCCTGCTCTGGCCAATCAGTACCCCAACAT ACACCCTTTCACCCCAGCTAAACTGTGTGCAGCAGTAGATGAAGCCAAAATCCATGCAGCAGAGCATGCACTGCAGACTCTGGGTCTACACACCGAGAGCACCGAtacttctgctgctgctgctgctgccgctGCTGCTGCTACCGCCGCTGCTGCTGTGGCATTCCCAG GATATGCAATCGCCAACACCACTGGCACCGTGACTACTTCTCAGCTCAAACAGACTGTGTCTCTGGGTCAGGACCTGGCAGCCTATGCCACCTACGAGGGTTATCCAGCGTTCGCTGTCACCACTCGCGGAGATGCTTATGGTGTATTCTAA
- the a1cf gene encoding APOBEC1 complementation factor isoform X3: METNQKCGDGLTGTQKEAALRALIQSTGYQLHQENGQRRYGGPPPGWEGPPPERGSEIFVGKLPRDLFEDELVPLCEKFGKIYEVRMMMDFNGNNRGYAFVTFSTKQEAKNAMKQLNNYEIRNGRLLGVCASVDNCRLFVGGIPKTKKKEEILAEMKKVTDGVVEVIVYPSAADKSKNRGFAFVEYESHRAAAMARRKLLPGRIQLWGHAIAVDWAEPEVEVDEDTMSTVKILYIRNLMLATTEETIEKEFNAIKPGAVERVKKIRDYAFVHFSQREDAIAAMNALNGKVIDGSPIEVTLAKPVDKDSYVRYTRGTGGRGAALLQGDYTYTLGQVYDPSAAYLGAPVFYAPHAYAALPSQFRFPTAKGHVSTRGLVRPPSVREIYMNMPVGAAGVRGLGGRGYLAYAGVGRGCPTYQLKSDKHPEDKLYDLLPGMELTPMNPVTLKPQGIKHAPQILEDICQKNNWGQPVYQLHSAIGPDQRQLFLYKITIPALANQYPNIHPFTPAKLCAAVDEAKIHAAEHALQTLGLHTESTDTSAAAAAAAAAATAAAAVAFPGM; this comes from the exons ATGGAAACCAATCAAAAATGCGGGGATGGACTGACTGGCACGCAGAAAGAGGCTGCACTGCGCGCTCTCATCCAGAGCACAGGATATCAATTGCACCAG GAAAATGGCCAGAGGAGATACGGAGGTCCACCACCCGGTTGGGAAGGCCCACCACCAGAGAGGGGCAGTGAGATCTTTGTGGGCAAATTACCTCGAGACCTCTTTGAGGATGAGCTGGTGCCTCTTTGTGAAAAA TTTGGCAAAATATATGAAGTACGGATGATGATGGATTTCAATGGGAACAACCGAGGTTATGCGTTTGTTACCTTCAGTACAAAACAAGAAGCCAAGAATGCCATGAAGCAACTCAATAATTATGAAATTCG GAATGGTCGTCTCCtgggtgtgtgtgcaagtgtggACAACTGCCGCCTGTTTGTGGGAGGCATCCCAAAAACCAAGAAGAAAGAGGAGATCCTGGCTGAGATGAAGAAGGTGACAGATGGTGTGGTGGAAGTGATCGTTTACCCCAGTGCTGCTGACAAGAGCAAGAATAGAGGCTTTGCCTTTGTGGAGTACGAgagccaccgtgctgcagccaTGGCCAGGAGGAAACTGCTGCCAG GCCGGATCCAGCTCTGGGGTCATGCCATCGCTGTGGACTGGGCAGAGCCAGAAGTGGAAGTGGACGAAGACACAATGTCCACTGTGAAGATCCTCTACATCAGGAACCTTATGCTGGCCACGACAGAAGAGACCATTGAGAAAGAGTTCAATGCTATCAAACCTG GTGCAGTGGAGAGGGTGAAGAAGATCAGGGACTATGCTTTTGTTCACTTCTCTCAGAGGGAGGATGCCATTGCAGCTATGAATGCATTGAACGGAAAG GTGATTGATGGCTCTCCTATAGAAGTGACACTGGCCAAGCCAGTGGATAAAGACAGTTATGTGCGTTACACTCGTGGCACTGGGGGACGAGGGGCGGCTCTGCTGCAGGGTGACTACACCTACACACTGGGTCAGGTGTATGATCCCTCAGCTGCATACCTGGGTGCCCCTGTGTTTTATGCACCTCATGCTTACGCAGCGCTGCCCAGTCAGTTCCGCTTCCCCACTGCTAAGGGCCATGTGAGCACTCGGGGTCTGGTGCGTCCACCCTCTGTCAGAG AAATTTACATGAATATGCCTGTAGGGGCGGCAGGTGTGCGTGGGCTGGGCGGTCGAGGCTACCTTGCCTATGCGGGCGTGGGCCGTGGCTGCCCCACATATCAGCTAAAGTCTGACAAACACCCTGAGGACAAACTCTACGACCTTCTCCCTGGCATGGAGCTCACGCCCATGAACCCCGTCACCCTGAAGCCACAGGGAATCAAACATGCTCCACAg ATCTTGGAAGATATCTGTCAGAAGAATAACTGGGGACAGCCAGTATACCAACTTCACTCTGCCATTGGACCAGATCAGAGGCAACTTTTCCTTTACAAAATCACCATCCCTGCTCTGGCCAATCAGTACCCCAACAT ACACCCTTTCACCCCAGCTAAACTGTGTGCAGCAGTAGATGAAGCCAAAATCCATGCAGCAGAGCATGCACTGCAGACTCTGGGTCTACACACCGAGAGCACCGAtacttctgctgctgctgctgctgccgctGCTGCTGCTACCGCCGCTGCTGCTGTGGCATTCCCAGGTATGTAA